In Ktedonobacteraceae bacterium, the genomic window AGAGACCATCCGTGAATATGGCCTGGAATGCCTCTCCGCTTGTGGGGGGAGAGAAGCGACCCGCAAAGCCCATGCGGCATATTACCTGCGCCTGGCGGAGGAGGCCGAAATCCACCTCTTTGGAGTGGTGCAAGTCCGCTGGTCCGAGCGCCTGGAACGAGAGCAGGACAATCTGCGCGCCGCGCTCGGCTGGTCGTTGGAGCAAGGGGATGCAGTCAGGAGGGAGACGGCTCTGCGCTTGACGGGAGCCCTGGCGCATTTCTCGTTCATGCGCTGGTCCGTCAGTGAAGGACGCTCCTGGCTGGATCGAGCGCTGGCCAACAGCGAGGGAGTTTCACCTGCTGTGCGAGCCAAAGCGCTCGTCAATGCCGGATGGCTGGCGTATTTGCAGGGCGAGAGTGAGCGCGCAGAGTACCTGTGTTGGGAGAGTCTGGCCCTCCAACGCGAGGTGAGCGATACCCGAGGCATGGCCTGGTCGCTCTATCATCTGGGAGTGATCGCCTACAGAAAGGGCGAGGAGACACGGGCCCGCGCGCTCCTGGAAGAGTGCCGTACCTGCGCCCAGGAGAGCGGCGACAGCAGGAGCCTGGCCTACATCCTCTTGTTTCTGGGAATAGCTGCCATCGAACGAGGTGAGTATGCTGCAGCCCACTCGTCTTTGGAGGAGAGCCTGGCGCTGCTCCGCGCAGCGAACAACAACGAGGATATCGTCTGGCCGTGCTTCCACCTGGCCCGTGCGCTCTTCGCCCTGGGTGAGCAGAGGCGCGCCCAGGCGCTCGTTGAGGAAGGCCTGGCGTTCAGCCGAGAGACGCACTACCAGTTCGGGAGAGCCGCCGGGCTGTACCTGCTGGGGCGCTTTGCCTTCGACCAGGGCAAGTTGGTAGAAGCCCGGTCATCCCTCGAAGAGAGCCTGGCGTTCTACCGAGCCTTCAAAGAGCAGCATCGCGCTGCCCAGGTGCTCTCCTCCCTGGCCAGGGTTGCTCTTGCCCAGGGTGACGAGACGAGGGCCTGTGCGTTGTGTGAGGAAAGCGTGGCGTTGTTCCGGCAGGTGGATGATACCGAGGGCATGATGTACTGCCTGCAAGGATTTGGCGGTACGGCCGCCAGGCAAGGCAACCCAATTTGGGCAGCACGGCTCTGGGGAGCAGCAGATGCATTGCGTTCCGTCAACAGCCCACCCGCTCCACTCCTCTTGCCGTTTGAGCGCACCCAGGCTGAGCGTGCCGACTACGAGGTCATGGTGAAAGCCGTCCGCGTTGAACTGGGGGAGGGCGCCTTCAATCACGCTTTTGCCGAGGGGCAAGCCATGACCCCGGAGCAAGCCATACAGAGTCAAGACCACCCCCTTTCTTCCAGGTAACCTCGATGTGCGAGAGCACCTTTTATTAGAAGGAACGCTATTTCAGATCGGCACCATCATGGCATCACGCCCGGTCAATGGATGCAGGGGATCATCGCGTGGGCAAATCATAACTGGATGTTAAGTCGGTGATAAGTCCAGAGCCTTTCCTCAGACTATACTCGCTCACGAGAGTGAGCTTGAAGCACCTCTCAATTGAAGAACAGGATGTCTACCTGAAGCGCAGGAACAGCTTCTCGAGAAGAAAGGCAGATGAGCTATGGATTCTGATAGCACTTCCATTGGAAATCCCTTTACCGCTACCACCGATCCAGCGCGGTTGTATGACTCTTATCACCGTTTGCGTGAGCAAGACCCCGTCTTTTGGAGCGAACAAACGCACTGCTGGTTTACGTTCTCGTACCCGGAAACGTCTGTGGTCTTGAGCCAGCCACGCTTTGATAAACGGGCCTACCTGACCAGAATGCAACAGAATTTCGGCCCCTCGGTCGCCGACATGCTCACGCACATGCCCTTTTTCATGGAACCACCCGCACACACCCGTACACGCGCACTGCTGGCCTCGGCCTTTACGGAGCAGGCCGTTGGGCAACTGCGCCCACACATTCAGGCTCTTGTGGATACCCTTCTCCAACCCGTCATGGAACAGAGGAGCATGGATATGGTCACCGATCTCGCCAACCCCCTGCCGTTGATGGTGATCAGCCAGATTCTGGGTGTGCCGGAAAGCGACTATCCCGTGTTTGCGGAGCGCTGTCGGACCTTATCTGAGGCGACCGATCCCTTCGCGAAGCCAGAGGTCCACCAGGCCGGAGCGAGGGTTCTGGAAACCTTCCGGGCCTACTTTCTGGAGCTTGTAGCAGTTCGGAGACGCCTTCCAGGAACTGCCCTCCTCGACGCGATCATCCAGGCACATGATGAACAACACGGCCAGTTGAGCGATGAAGAGATCGTGGCGATCTGTATCAATATCATTTTCGCAGGTTCCGGAACCACCACCACCTTGCTTGGGAATCTGATGGGTTCGCTCTTGAGCCATCCTGAACAGTGGTCACGGCTCCTGCACAATCATACGCTGGTGAGACCTGCCATCGAGGAAACTGCCCGCTATGAAACCCCGGTTCAGTTCTTCGGCAGGGGAGTTGCTGAGGATATCACGCTCCGGGAGAAATATCTGCGCAAAGGCCAGCTCGTGTTTGCGGCTCTTGGGGCGGCCAATCGCGATCCAGAGGTCTATTCTGATCCCGACCGTTTTGACATCACCCGCTTTACCGATACATCCACCAGACCGCACCTGGCCTTCGGGAGAGGCTTCCGCTATTGCCTGGGGGCGCAGCTTGCACGACTGGAAGCAGAAGTGGTGCTTGAAACCTGCTTGTCGCGCTTCCCGACCTTGCAGATGGTGGACGCATTGCCCCGCTGGCAACCGGCCCCAGTGGAACGCAAACTCGAAACGTTACTGGTCACGTGGTAGATGAGCACCTTTTTGGAGGGAAAAGAGCATGAATCTGGGCTTACACGGAAAAGTGGCGCTGGTGACAGCCGCCAGCAAAGGGCTTGGTCGCGCATGCGCTCTGACACTCGCGGCTGAGGGTGCGCAGGTCATGATCGCCGCTCGTCATCAAGAGGCACTGCTCCTCACCGCACGCGAAATCGGGGAGAGGACAGGGAGGAGGGTGTACACCTATCCTACTGATCTGAGCAAGCGGGAGGATATAGGGGCTCTGGTGACGAAAACATTGGAGGCTTTTGGCGGCATTGACATCCTCGTTCACAATACGGGCGGTCCACCTGTCGGAACGTTTGCAGATGTTTCTGATGAGCAGTGGCAAGCGGCGTTTGAAACTGAACTGCTCAGCGCCGTCCGTCTCATCCGCCTGACCTTGCCCACTATGCGGCAGCGAGGTGGTGGGCGCATCATCCACATCGTCAGTACATCGGTCAGGCAACCAAGCGAGGGTCTCGTTCTGGCCAATGCCATTCGTCCTGGGGTGGTGGGGCTGGCAAAGACTCTCGCGCTTGACCTTGCCCCGGAGCACATTACCGTGAACACGGTCTGCCCTGGACGGGTCCTCACCGATCGCCTGCGCTACGGAGGAGGTGTGCGAGCCAGAATGGCGCAGGGGATGTCGGAAGAACAAGCCTTGCAAGAGATGGTCCAGGCGATCCCGATGGGACGAGCTGGCCGCCCCGAAGAGGTCGGAGCGCTCGTCGCCTTTCTCGCCTCTGAGCAGGCGGCCTATATCACGGGCACGACGATGGTGATCGATGGAGGATTCGTGCGGAGTATCTGGTAGGGTGTGCTTCGAGCAAGAAGAGGAGTTTGGCAGAGATGATTCACAAACCAGAATCGTGGGCGTCAAAATACGCGGAGCCATTTCAGGACAAGAGCGTCGTAGAGGCCTATCGCCATCGCCCGCCCTATCCGCCTGAGGTCTTCGAGATCCTGGCAGGACTCCTCACCGCTCTGCCTCCGTCTTCCCGTCGCGTTCTCGATGTTGGCTGCGGTACCGGCAACATCGCACGCCATCTTGTAGACCACGTCGAGCAGGTGGACGCGGTTGACTGCTCATGGTTAATGATCGAGCAGGGCAAAGCTCTTCCCAATGGCGACCATCCCCGCTTACGCTGGCTGTATGGGCGCGTTGAGGATGTTGTGCTCGATCCTCCCTATGCGCTGGTAACGGCGGGCGAGAGCCTGCACTGGATGGAGTGGAGCATCGTGCTGCCGCGTTTTCACGAGGTATTGCTCCCAGCAGGGTACCTGGCAATTCTGGATCACGTCATGATACCCGAACCCTGGTCGCTCCTGGGCGAGATCCTGACACGATATCGCACCAATAGCTCTGCTGGGCCCTACAACATGCTCGCAGCGTTGGAGAAGCAGGGCTTATTCCAGAAAGTGGGTGAGAAGACGACCGAGCCAATCTCGTTTGTGCAATCAGTCGAGGACTTCATCGAGTCGTATCATTCGCGCAGTGGCTTCTCCCGGGAGCGCATGGGACCCGTGCAGGCCGAGGCCTTTGACCAGGAGGCGAGAAGCATCCTGCAAGAGGTGTATGGCGAGGGTGTCATCGCTTTTCAGGTGGCGGGAAGAATCGCCTGGGGTTATCCAGGAACTGGATGAAGAAAGAACAAGATGTCGTTGGAGGAATATGTGCAGGCCGCTCCCAAGGCCGAGTTGCACGTCCACCTGGAGGGAGCTATTCAACCGGCAACTGCCCTCGAGCTTGCACAACGCAACAAGGTACCGCTGCCCATTGAAACAGAAGGGGAACTGCGACACCTGTTCGCCTATCGCGACTTTGACCACCTCATTGAAATCTTTCTGATGGTCACACGCTGCCTGAAAACGCGCGAGGACTACGAGCAGATCGTCTACGAACTCGGGGCAAGGATGGCAGAGCAACATATCCGCTATGCTGAGGTGACGGTGACACCAAGCACGCATCATCTGCTTGGCGTGCCGCACGACGTCTACTTCTCCGGCATGCACCGCGGGAGGGCGCGTGTGCAAGATGACTTCCATGTCGAGATCAATTGGATCTTCAACATTGTGCGCCAGTGGAATGATTCCACGCACACGTGGCCCATGGCAGATTAGACCGGCGTGGCGATTGAGGGAAAGGATGACGGCGTGGTGGCGCTCGGACTGGCGGGAGCAGAAGCAGGGGCGCCTCCCGAACCTTTCGCACTCTACTTCGAACGGGCACGCAGCGCCGGATTACATAGCGTCCCGCACGCAGGTGAATTCGCCGGACCAGAGAGCATCTGGGGAGCGCTCACTGCGCTTGGCGCTGAGCGGATTGCACATGGAGTCCGTGCCATAGAAGACCCGACGCTCGTGAACTATCTCGCGCAACATCATATCCCCTTGGACATCACGCCAACCAGCAACCTCCTCCTTGGGATCTATCCTACCTATGTGGCTCATCCGCTGCCACGATTACATGCTGCGGGTATCCCCATCACCGTCAGCACAGATGACCCGGCGCTCTTCCAGACGACGCTCAATGAGGAAGTCACGCGCTTAGCGACCGACTTTGACCTGGATGTTGCTGCTATCAACGACATTCTCTTGAATGGGATCAGATACAGCTTTCTTCCAGCACAACGTCGTCAGGAATTGGAGGCAGCATTCCAGTCAGAACGAGCAATCCTGAAGACAAAGCACTCCTCAGGAGACGGCAGTAATTTGCTCAATATCTAGGTGATCAACTTCTCGGTCAAGCATCGCTTTGTAGGCAAGCAGTTCGTCCTTTGGCATGATCGCGACCTCTACGCCGTAGAGGCGGATGAGGGTAGACGTGGTGAAATCGATCGGCTGATCTTCCCAGCGACCATCCCGATGGTTATAGAAGCGCGGATGGGTGGTGGACTCAGCGACTTCGATGTGCACTCCCTGGTAGTTGAGCGCCAGATAGAGGATATCCCACGAAACGCTCCGGTAGGGCGCCCATTCGCGGATGAGATAGGGGTGGATTTCATCCATCACTGCCTGGAAATGTGGGCTATCCTGCAATGAGGCATATATATCGATATCAACCAGCGGGCGTGTCGCTCCATACGCTTTGGCCGCCAACCCTCCACAAATCTGATAGGGAATCGTGTAGCGGTTGAGCAGGGAGACAATCCAGCCCAGAGCTTGGCCAATTTTCTGGGGATCGTTGGTCACTTCAAGCATGGCATACTTCCTTCGTTTTGCTCCATAGTGTACCTTGTGCGATGCTAGCTGCGTTTCTCCTTTGATCGGAAAGCGAGAGGTTGCTTTACTCCTGTCTCTATAACGAGTATACTTGAAAGCGAGAAAAGACACGTATCAAGCAATTAACATTTACACTTTCCTCAGTGGCCCTGATGGTCCATGTACTCACCTCAGCGAGGAGGAAAGCAATGTTTTACTGCTTCCAAATGATCATCTCCACAAGCAACGTATGCCGATCGGTACCGGAGCCTGGCAAGAAGCGCTAGGCCGCTTTCAACCCCGCTCCACAGAGGGCAATAATCACAAGCTCATTTGAGGCCGAGTTCAAAACATTCTGATTTTCTTCGCTGATCGGTTTCGAACTGGACATCTTTTATCTCTCATTGTAGAGGACAACGCTTCTGCTTTACTCCTTCTCGCTCTGTTTCCCCCTGACTTGCCGCAAAAACGAGCGCTTCCCGGAAGCTCTGCTCCACACACGCGGCACCGAATGATTCCCATTCCTACCAAACTTACAGGCTAACTCCTACTTGCTTGAGATGCCTGCGTCTCCTGTGGCATTTGTCTACATACGAAGCGAGGATGGCATGCCGCATACGTGACGCATGCCGAAAACAGGCCTACGCTCGCAAAGACGGCCGCGCACACCCATGCTGCCCCGGATGCATCAACGGCCTGAAGTATGAAGGAATGACCTCTCATGGCTCCAGAGACCTGGAGGTGCCCAGTAAAGACGCTGACCAGGATGGCGACTCCGAGGACGAACCCGATCTGCCGGAACGTGTTGAAGACCCCGCTGCCTACCCCTAGCCGTGCGCGGGGTATATCGGAAAGCGCGATGATGGGCTGGCTGAGGAACACCAGGCCCATCCCGGTCCCCAGTAGCAGGCCACGCCACGCAATATCCAGATAGGCTGCATGAGGATTCAGCAGGCACAGCAGACCAAAGCTTACTGCGACCAGCAGCAGACCCGCGATTCCCATCACGTGCGGATTGATCCGCCTGCTTAATCTCCCAGTGAGCACGGCAACGGCGAAAGCACCAAACGCCATGGGCAAGAGCGCGTAGGCTGTCTGCATCTGGGTATAGCCCTGCGCATTCGTGAAGGAGAGCACTGCAATCAGATACGCTCCCTGAATGGCAATGCCAAAGAGGAACATCGTGCTATTCGCACCACTAAAGCTGCGGACCGCGAAGAGGCGGAAGTCGATCATCGGCTCGGGCTTTTTCAACTCAATCGTGATGAAGAGCAGAAAGCTAACCACTGCCCCAGCAAAGAGCGACACGATAGGTATACTTGTCCAACCCCAGGTATTGCCTTCGATGACGGCCAGCACCAGGCAGAACAGCGCGGCTGAGAGCGTGAGGATCCCAGCGACATCCACGCGCTGACCGGCGTGTGGAT contains:
- a CDS encoding tetratricopeptide repeat protein, translated to MNKQQQAVFSSQQVKTKRSPNERLKAHRLKKNWTQVYVATMIGTSDVEVSRWENGTSIPSLYFREQLCELFGTTPEALGFVTDAAAPLQERLGGTSSTLPVPLTSLIGREQEVAEVCTLLRRPQTRLLTLTGAGGVGKTRLALEVAHEMQQDFADGACFVELSPLREAGLVFHTIAHALHLEHKGLEPLKHLRTFLRDKHLLLVLDNFEQVAAAAPSLVDLLAACPHLKLLVTSREMLHVRGESTFPVQPLTLPDPQHLADPSLVAGSGAVALFLERAHEIIPDLVLTSETAPLMAEICRRLDGLPLAIELAAARLKLLPLPALLDYLEHRLSLLTGGPRDLPARQQTLRNTLQWSYDLLSEAEQRLFRRLSVFVGGCTLEAVEALYDLLEGTHAAVLDGIISLLDKHLLCRAAQRGEAQETGRLLMLETIREYGLECLSACGGREATRKAHAAYYLRLAEEAEIHLFGVVQVRWSERLEREQDNLRAALGWSLEQGDAVRRETALRLTGALAHFSFMRWSVSEGRSWLDRALANSEGVSPAVRAKALVNAGWLAYLQGESERAEYLCWESLALQREVSDTRGMAWSLYHLGVIAYRKGEETRARALLEECRTCAQESGDSRSLAYILLFLGIAAIERGEYAAAHSSLEESLALLRAANNNEDIVWPCFHLARALFALGEQRRAQALVEEGLAFSRETHYQFGRAAGLYLLGRFAFDQGKLVEARSSLEESLAFYRAFKEQHRAAQVLSSLARVALAQGDETRACALCEESVALFRQVDDTEGMMYCLQGFGGTAARQGNPIWAARLWGAADALRSVNSPPAPLLLPFERTQAERADYEVMVKAVRVELGEGAFNHAFAEGQAMTPEQAIQSQDHPLSSR
- a CDS encoding cytochrome P450 — translated: MDSDSTSIGNPFTATTDPARLYDSYHRLREQDPVFWSEQTHCWFTFSYPETSVVLSQPRFDKRAYLTRMQQNFGPSVADMLTHMPFFMEPPAHTRTRALLASAFTEQAVGQLRPHIQALVDTLLQPVMEQRSMDMVTDLANPLPLMVISQILGVPESDYPVFAERCRTLSEATDPFAKPEVHQAGARVLETFRAYFLELVAVRRRLPGTALLDAIIQAHDEQHGQLSDEEIVAICINIIFAGSGTTTTLLGNLMGSLLSHPEQWSRLLHNHTLVRPAIEETARYETPVQFFGRGVAEDITLREKYLRKGQLVFAALGAANRDPEVYSDPDRFDITRFTDTSTRPHLAFGRGFRYCLGAQLARLEAEVVLETCLSRFPTLQMVDALPRWQPAPVERKLETLLVTW
- a CDS encoding SDR family oxidoreductase; the protein is MNLGLHGKVALVTAASKGLGRACALTLAAEGAQVMIAARHQEALLLTAREIGERTGRRVYTYPTDLSKREDIGALVTKTLEAFGGIDILVHNTGGPPVGTFADVSDEQWQAAFETELLSAVRLIRLTLPTMRQRGGGRIIHIVSTSVRQPSEGLVLANAIRPGVVGLAKTLALDLAPEHITVNTVCPGRVLTDRLRYGGGVRARMAQGMSEEQALQEMVQAIPMGRAGRPEEVGALVAFLASEQAAYITGTTMVIDGGFVRSIW
- a CDS encoding class I SAM-dependent methyltransferase yields the protein MIHKPESWASKYAEPFQDKSVVEAYRHRPPYPPEVFEILAGLLTALPPSSRRVLDVGCGTGNIARHLVDHVEQVDAVDCSWLMIEQGKALPNGDHPRLRWLYGRVEDVVLDPPYALVTAGESLHWMEWSIVLPRFHEVLLPAGYLAILDHVMIPEPWSLLGEILTRYRTNSSAGPYNMLAALEKQGLFQKVGEKTTEPISFVQSVEDFIESYHSRSGFSRERMGPVQAEAFDQEARSILQEVYGEGVIAFQVAGRIAWGYPGTG
- a CDS encoding DHA2 family efflux MFS transporter permease subunit, which codes for MPQTEQPALPSGGSPQVAPPVLTIRGKPVRLWLALAAVIIGYFMGTLDLTIVNIAIPAIQTNLKTNLAAVSWVLNAYNLVFAVLLVTGGRLTDQYGRKRLLMLGMSLFSLASLGCALAQPFGQFSGLPAIGWLIGFRAVQASGAAALAPVSLAIILAICPPEKRGAAVGFWGACATLANAVGPVLGGFLVQTVGWPWIFLVNLPLCLVGLLMIARFVPETRDPHAGQRVDVAGILTLSAALFCLVLAVIEGNTWGWTSIPIVSLFAGAVVSFLLFITIELKKPEPMIDFRLFAVRSFSGANSTMFLFGIAIQGAYLIAVLSFTNAQGYTQMQTAYALLPMAFGAFAVAVLTGRLSRRINPHVMGIAGLLLVAVSFGLLCLLNPHAAYLDIAWRGLLLGTGMGLVFLSQPIIALSDIPRARLGVGSGVFNTFRQIGFVLGVAILVSVFTGHLQVSGAMRGHSFILQAVDASGAAWVCAAVFASVGLFSACVTYAACHPRFVCRQMPQETQASQASRS